A portion of the Rahnella variigena genome contains these proteins:
- a CDS encoding TolC family protein has translation MPSQYLSGGSVNSQFHSLVIFELIMNAIFLALKSKLPLRSLIIVGLFFNPLLNARATDFIELLRMTAEHPSVRSGISTSAGAYYDIEQAKAADGFQISTGVSSVGYTGQPGYESNPLSPHISISKLLYDHGRTAASVAGKQAAYSMQQAQVNVTRESLNQQVLSLFTSAATNAKVVAVLDKEIAALQDLLNRVQAIARVDSGRGSEINQVETRLNAVIASREMNFTTYMQAQQQLSALLNNDIVLTRDLPDLKKTGLLPASLEQAQQVLKENPSWMVSRQRKEEAKAAVELASKWNRPKWNVQLSLDSPKRNGEMEPFKAVTLQVSSDISLWDGGAGRANANAETQRLIAAEADQDATFRSLKQQLDQLWVSLPLRERQINALQRQSETALKTWKAGEVQFFAGQRPLTDLISFATDYYTSLASYQEQQMQYLATQWQIVAALGKTSELAQKVNSLPANTIQPVH, from the coding sequence ATGCCATCGCAGTATTTGTCTGGTGGCAGTGTAAATAGCCAGTTTCACTCACTAGTTATTTTTGAGTTAATTATGAATGCAATCTTCTTGGCACTAAAATCGAAATTACCTTTGCGCAGTCTGATAATAGTGGGTTTGTTTTTTAATCCTTTATTAAATGCCCGCGCTACTGACTTTATTGAATTGCTACGTATGACGGCTGAACATCCTTCTGTGCGGTCCGGGATATCAACCAGCGCAGGTGCATATTATGATATCGAGCAGGCTAAAGCAGCTGATGGTTTTCAAATAAGTACGGGTGTGAGTAGCGTAGGATATACAGGGCAACCGGGTTATGAAAGTAATCCACTGTCGCCCCATATTTCTATCAGTAAATTACTTTATGACCATGGGCGTACCGCTGCCAGTGTTGCCGGAAAACAGGCCGCCTATTCTATGCAACAGGCACAAGTCAATGTGACGCGTGAGAGCCTTAATCAACAAGTTCTCTCGTTGTTCACCTCTGCCGCGACGAATGCCAAAGTTGTCGCTGTGCTCGATAAAGAGATCGCAGCGCTACAAGATCTGTTGAACAGGGTGCAGGCAATTGCCAGAGTTGACAGTGGTCGTGGGTCTGAGATCAATCAGGTGGAAACGCGGCTCAATGCCGTGATAGCCAGTCGTGAAATGAATTTCACAACCTACATGCAGGCACAGCAACAGCTTAGTGCGCTGCTCAATAATGACATCGTACTTACCCGTGATCTTCCTGACCTGAAAAAGACAGGGCTGTTACCCGCGTCTTTGGAACAGGCGCAGCAAGTGTTGAAAGAAAATCCCAGCTGGATGGTCTCACGTCAACGTAAAGAAGAGGCTAAAGCCGCTGTTGAGCTGGCCTCAAAGTGGAACCGTCCGAAATGGAATGTGCAGCTTAGTTTGGATAGCCCAAAACGCAATGGAGAAATGGAACCCTTCAAGGCCGTGACGTTGCAGGTGAGCAGCGATATCAGCTTATGGGACGGGGGTGCCGGCCGTGCAAACGCAAATGCAGAAACGCAGCGCTTAATTGCCGCTGAAGCAGATCAGGATGCAACTTTCCGAAGCTTAAAACAGCAACTGGATCAGTTGTGGGTCTCATTGCCTTTGCGTGAGCGACAAATAAACGCGTTGCAACGGCAATCCGAAACCGCGCTAAAAACCTGGAAAGCAGGGGAAGTGCAGTTTTTCGCTGGCCAGCGCCCTTTAACCGATCTGATTTCCTTTGCCACGGATTACTACACCAGCCTGGCCAGTTATCAGGAGCAGCAAATGCAATACCTGGCAACGCAATGGCAGATTGTCGCCGCTTTGGGCAAAACAAGTGAACTGGCGCAAAAGGTGAACTCATTACCCGCCAACACTATTCAGCCTGTGCACTGA
- a CDS encoding type I secretion system permease/ATPase, with protein sequence MTDITTGPAGSEMNADSEQNTGANTQESLLLALQSALRLFDVRLTLNNLRADMPAFSSRDELADQNQWVLNALQSRGISAAWQKIDLADVKNFVLPAVMRLDTGYCVLTKFSEKSCAIIDPSLGSQPVEVDFSRLAQHYCGELLLLRPKSYLDHRADDIVSVGEGHWFWHTLWGFKRYIYEAAALSVVINLLVLAMSIFTMTVYNRVLPNQTYITLWTMAIGVTLALLFELAARLGRAWITDRAGKKIDLVLGAQLFRHVLNGKMSNRTQSSGAFGNVMQSFDSVRELTTSAALTTVADLPFVLLFLVVIHLVAGPLVWCVILILLIIVAMVLLMQIPLKRHAEASMKIGSNRYGLVIESLDNLETIKVLRAENLVASKHDVASVKLSYVNMKSRFLATMGSSIIQTTQQFGTVILLVWGAYLVGDGDISMGGIIATMTLMGRAIMPIATLAALGLRIQQAKTSLAILNKVMQAPTEREKDKVYVQLPQGSQTEIDCKGISFHYKDDLPAVVEQLDVRFRQGERVAILGKMGSGKSSLLRLLVGLYPLSTGTITVAGVDLRQIEPVELRTRIALVNQDPRFMYGTLRDNLVMGAPYASDEELMAAVKMTGVSDIIAAHPMGFGMPVSERGENFSGGQKQAIALARAILSNPDVLLLDEPTSGMDMGSERMILQALIPAMEGRTVIIVTHRPAVLKYVDRVIVMDNGIKVADGPRDEIIDLLNSGKIPAASVLRSAAKPAGVEISTDNARQSDEVTA encoded by the coding sequence GTGACTGATATAACTACCGGGCCTGCGGGCTCTGAAATGAATGCTGACAGCGAGCAGAATACAGGAGCCAACACTCAGGAATCGCTGTTGCTCGCTTTGCAAAGTGCGTTACGCCTGTTTGACGTACGACTTACCTTAAATAACTTACGTGCTGATATGCCCGCTTTCTCATCGCGTGATGAGCTTGCCGATCAAAATCAGTGGGTACTGAATGCTTTACAGAGTCGCGGCATCAGTGCGGCCTGGCAAAAAATAGATCTGGCTGATGTAAAAAACTTTGTTCTGCCTGCGGTGATGCGTCTTGATACCGGCTACTGCGTTCTTACAAAATTCAGCGAAAAAAGCTGCGCCATTATCGACCCCTCACTGGGCAGCCAGCCTGTTGAGGTTGATTTTTCACGACTGGCTCAACATTACTGCGGCGAATTGCTGCTGCTTCGCCCTAAGTCCTATCTCGATCACCGTGCTGATGACATTGTCAGCGTAGGCGAAGGACATTGGTTCTGGCATACCTTGTGGGGTTTTAAGCGTTACATATATGAAGCCGCAGCCCTGTCAGTGGTGATTAATCTGCTGGTTCTGGCCATGTCGATTTTTACTATGACGGTCTATAACCGCGTATTGCCTAATCAGACCTATATCACGCTCTGGACCATGGCGATCGGTGTGACGCTGGCCTTATTGTTTGAACTGGCAGCGCGTTTAGGCCGTGCCTGGATCACCGACCGGGCCGGTAAAAAAATTGACCTGGTACTCGGTGCCCAGCTCTTCCGTCACGTTCTCAATGGCAAAATGTCGAACCGGACACAATCAAGCGGGGCGTTTGGCAATGTCATGCAAAGTTTCGACAGCGTTCGGGAACTGACGACCTCAGCGGCACTCACTACCGTGGCCGACCTGCCATTTGTCTTATTATTTCTGGTGGTGATCCATCTGGTGGCCGGGCCACTTGTATGGTGTGTCATCCTGATCCTGCTAATTATTGTGGCGATGGTTTTGCTGATGCAAATCCCTTTAAAGCGCCATGCTGAAGCCTCAATGAAAATCGGCAGTAACCGTTACGGTTTGGTAATTGAGTCGCTGGATAATCTCGAAACGATCAAAGTGCTGCGCGCTGAAAATCTGGTGGCATCAAAACATGACGTGGCAAGCGTCAAACTCTCCTATGTGAATATGAAGTCACGTTTTCTGGCCACTATGGGGTCGAGCATCATACAGACCACTCAGCAGTTCGGTACCGTTATTTTGCTGGTATGGGGGGCTTATCTGGTCGGTGATGGTGATATTTCAATGGGGGGGATTATTGCCACCATGACCCTGATGGGGCGCGCCATTATGCCGATTGCAACCTTAGCCGCGCTCGGTCTGCGTATCCAGCAGGCGAAGACCTCACTGGCGATCCTTAATAAGGTCATGCAGGCGCCGACAGAACGTGAAAAAGACAAAGTGTATGTGCAACTGCCGCAGGGTAGCCAGACAGAAATCGACTGTAAGGGAATATCCTTCCATTACAAAGATGATTTACCGGCAGTCGTGGAGCAACTTGACGTCCGGTTCCGTCAGGGAGAGCGCGTAGCCATCCTTGGAAAAATGGGCAGCGGAAAATCATCACTCCTTCGCTTACTGGTCGGGCTCTATCCGCTCAGTACGGGCACCATTACTGTTGCCGGGGTGGATCTACGACAAATAGAGCCGGTGGAATTACGTACGCGTATTGCACTGGTCAACCAGGATCCCCGCTTTATGTATGGGACCTTACGCGACAACCTGGTGATGGGAGCCCCCTACGCCAGTGATGAAGAACTCATGGCTGCGGTTAAAATGACCGGCGTCAGCGACATTATAGCGGCACATCCGATGGGGTTCGGTATGCCGGTAAGTGAACGTGGTGAGAACTTCTCGGGTGGCCAAAAGCAGGCTATTGCATTGGCGCGCGCCATATTATCCAACCCTGACGTCTTGCTACTGGATGAGCCAACATCGGGTATGGATATGGGCTCTGAACGCATGATCCTGCAGGCGCTGATCCCTGCGATGGAAGGACGAACGGTCATTATTGTTACGCACCGTCCCGCTGTTTTGAAATATGTCGACCGGGTCATTGTCATGGATAACGGCATTAAGGTCGCTGATGGTCCCCGGGACGAAATTATCGACCTGTTGAACAGCGGGAAAATACCGGCTGCATCAGTACTGCGTTCTGCAGCCAAACCTGCTGGTGTCGAGATAAGTACAGATAATGCACGTCAGTCTGACGAGGTAACAGCATGA
- a CDS encoding HlyD family type I secretion periplasmic adaptor subunit codes for MSKISNKAKGQGKDLADRTASDMVLAARQDRWEGWLFIAWGGVTLMVLAVLWAANFNIEEVTTGSAKIVPSSHEQVLQSLEGGILQELMVHEGDTVEKGQPLAKIDPTRAQASFRESANRLLALQAQAARLEAEASGHDLIFPAKVMQQPELVARETDAWNLRKRALDESIAGYLRSKTLLQKELVMARELSAKSLLSKTEVLKLERQANDAELQITERQNRYHNEANDELSKVEVEMTSLQETAMGRQDTLERTEVRSPVRGIVNRININTIGGVIQPGSSIMEVTPLDDQLLVETRIRPSDVAFLAPGQAAVVKISAYDYSIYGGLEGHVQSISPGALKDEESKTARKPGADDTYYRVMVLTESNTLTKSGSQELRVIPGMTATVDIRTGEKSLLQYLLRPLLRVQEAFREK; via the coding sequence ATGAGTAAAATATCTAATAAAGCTAAAGGCCAAGGCAAAGACCTGGCGGATCGTACGGCCAGTGACATGGTACTGGCAGCCCGACAAGATCGTTGGGAAGGCTGGCTCTTTATCGCCTGGGGAGGCGTGACATTAATGGTACTGGCTGTGCTATGGGCGGCGAATTTTAACATTGAAGAGGTGACGACAGGATCTGCCAAAATCGTGCCGAGTTCCCATGAACAGGTGCTGCAAAGTCTTGAGGGCGGTATTTTGCAGGAACTGATGGTACATGAGGGGGACACTGTTGAGAAAGGGCAGCCGTTGGCCAAAATCGATCCTACCAGGGCACAAGCATCCTTTCGTGAAAGTGCTAACCGCTTGCTGGCCCTCCAGGCTCAGGCCGCACGTCTTGAAGCTGAGGCGTCGGGACACGATTTGATTTTTCCAGCGAAGGTGATGCAACAACCTGAGTTAGTGGCGCGGGAAACGGATGCATGGAATCTGCGCAAACGCGCGCTGGATGAGTCAATCGCAGGCTATCTGAGATCAAAGACGTTATTGCAAAAAGAACTGGTGATGGCCCGCGAGCTTTCAGCTAAATCATTGTTGTCGAAAACTGAAGTCTTGAAGCTTGAACGACAGGCGAATGATGCCGAATTGCAGATTACTGAGCGACAAAATCGTTATCACAACGAAGCGAATGATGAATTGTCGAAAGTAGAAGTCGAAATGACCAGTCTGCAAGAGACCGCTATGGGGCGACAAGATACTCTCGAACGAACTGAGGTGCGGTCACCGGTGCGCGGTATTGTGAATCGCATTAATATCAATACGATTGGCGGCGTTATTCAGCCAGGCTCATCGATTATGGAAGTGACACCGCTGGATGACCAGTTGCTTGTAGAGACACGGATCAGACCTTCTGATGTTGCTTTTCTGGCCCCGGGACAAGCGGCGGTAGTAAAAATTTCTGCCTACGATTACTCCATCTATGGCGGTCTGGAAGGGCATGTTCAGAGTATAAGTCCGGGAGCGCTTAAGGATGAAGAAAGCAAAACTGCAAGAAAACCGGGTGCAGACGATACTTATTATCGGGTCATGGTGCTGACGGAAAGCAACACTCTGACCAAGAGTGGAAGTCAGGAACTGCGTGTAATCCCCGGCATGACGGCCACAGTTGATATCCGTACGGGTGAAAAAAGTTTATTACAATATCTTCTGCGTCCTTTATTACGTGTTCAGGAGGCATTTCGCGAGAAGTAA
- a CDS encoding NirD/YgiW/YdeI family stress tolerance protein: MNKYQLLTLAALYSTSALAQQEVSIAEAKNMRDDRHVTLTGTISSRADDDHYWLQDPTGKIRIDIDEDDDDDDRYFIGKKVRINGEIDRDDRQVEIDVSRIIILK; the protein is encoded by the coding sequence ATGAACAAATATCAATTACTTACTCTTGCAGCGCTGTATTCCACATCTGCTTTAGCGCAACAGGAAGTGTCGATCGCCGAGGCAAAAAACATGCGTGATGACCGACATGTTACCCTGACAGGTACCATCAGTAGCCGCGCGGATGATGACCACTACTGGCTTCAGGATCCAACGGGCAAGATTAGGATTGATATAGACGAAGACGATGATGATGATGACCGCTACTTCATAGGTAAAAAAGTACGGATTAATGGAGAAATTGACCGCGATGACCGCCAGGTTGAAATTGATGTTAGTCGGATTATTATTTTAAAATAA
- a CDS encoding autotransporter outer membrane beta-barrel domain-containing protein, which yields MNNKFEVSRLTKALMLVSGIGAITGTGYAAVTGSQTGSAISLSDGTTLIADLSSGGGRYGILVPKATTGTVAVGSGSTVRVTDADHFAQGIILNSDNSSLTADKLTINVSGKTATGIELNGNKSSADLGSGTSVSIVGTGDGFADGITISNASSLVADQLQISTQGTSGVALHISGYGSQANLGDNSVIQTNGTSSHGIQIDALSGLASEGSSTLTANHLTINTLGNSSQGINIQENSSVDLGSNSTIITTGNTSAGIWNLGNLTADHLTISTSGTTSAGLSVRDNGEATIGAGSVVSSAQSGGIVALGDSATVNFFGSEEERNTVQSAGSYAVSAQSAGSTINLENTDIAINTADSMGLGLWATGGTINGSGLTITGSADNTIGVYAMADGVVNLQDGLTIDMGSPEGIAMATQHNDGYSPSVISADGKMDINGSIESLGGLIDLNFTSGSLWSGSAVSDNVNGGHLNVNLTDSEWRIASSSTLDNLQLSNSLVDLTAATDDNTYSTLTVANLSGTGNFALRTNLAGDGEGLNNIGDKIVVTESSAGVYGLTIENRGSAVTTGNEVLTVVETPDGIATFKGNSEVELGGYVYTVNQQGTNWVLSSSKTEDSNSAVTPLPADTDTASDTAAATDATTVNNGDVTPASTADTTSPGTAADSERQSVITSSANAGAQFLNIGYLMSYAEMQTLMQRMGDVRQGKTEGNVWLRGVDGRFSGFVNGKLSDFSLNYSGYQFGVDKRISEDLPVYLGLFMGMTEGSPNYNRGSGTTKSEHFGLYGTWLNDAGYYIDGVMKFNRMRNQFSVNDTQNNAVSGNGVSSGMSVSLEAGKKISFSSNGAGFYLEPQLQFTAGHQNGSSVRASNGLNIDLSNYKTLVSRADLVAGYEINQNDYKLNTYIKSGMMREFSGNASYALNGSTEKISFKGNGWNNGAGVSAQLSNHTVFLEADILDGQRFNQRQINAGYRFSF from the coding sequence ATGAATAATAAGTTTGAAGTGAGCAGGCTAACCAAAGCATTAATGCTGGTTAGCGGAATAGGTGCGATAACGGGTACAGGTTACGCCGCGGTGACCGGCAGCCAGACAGGGAGTGCGATCAGTTTATCGGACGGCACGACACTCATCGCTGACCTGTCATCCGGCGGTGGACGCTACGGTATCCTTGTTCCTAAAGCGACAACGGGCACAGTTGCGGTGGGTAGTGGTAGCACGGTTCGGGTCACAGATGCCGATCACTTTGCTCAAGGCATTATTTTAAATAGCGATAATAGCAGCCTCACCGCGGACAAACTGACTATCAATGTCTCTGGAAAAACAGCAACCGGTATTGAGCTTAACGGCAATAAATCCAGCGCTGATTTAGGATCAGGCACCTCAGTAAGCATCGTTGGCACCGGCGACGGATTCGCTGATGGAATAACAATAAGCAATGCATCGTCTCTGGTTGCTGACCAATTACAAATCTCTACTCAGGGAACGAGCGGAGTCGCATTGCACATTTCCGGTTACGGAAGTCAGGCCAATCTCGGAGACAATAGCGTTATTCAGACAAATGGCACCAGTAGCCATGGCATTCAGATCGACGCACTTTCGGGCCTGGCCAGCGAGGGTTCTTCAACCCTCACAGCAAATCACCTGACTATCAACACTCTGGGTAATAGCTCTCAGGGTATCAATATTCAGGAGAATAGTTCAGTCGATCTGGGCAGTAATTCAACTATCATTACCACCGGTAATACCTCTGCAGGCATATGGAACTTAGGCAATTTAACCGCTGACCATTTGACCATCAGCACGTCAGGCACGACTTCCGCAGGCTTGTCCGTCCGGGATAACGGGGAGGCCACTATCGGAGCTGGCAGCGTCGTTTCCTCTGCTCAAAGTGGCGGAATTGTCGCCTTGGGGGACAGCGCAACAGTCAATTTCTTTGGTAGTGAAGAGGAGCGCAACACCGTTCAGTCAGCAGGCTCCTATGCGGTTTCAGCACAGTCGGCGGGTTCGACAATTAATCTCGAAAACACTGACATTGCCATTAACACAGCAGACAGCATGGGGCTGGGTCTTTGGGCCACTGGCGGCACAATAAACGGTAGTGGGTTAACGATTACCGGTTCTGCGGACAATACCATCGGCGTATATGCGATGGCAGACGGTGTCGTAAATCTTCAGGATGGTCTCACCATTGACATGGGTTCGCCAGAAGGTATCGCAATGGCCACCCAGCATAATGATGGCTATTCACCCAGCGTCATTTCTGCCGATGGCAAGATGGATATTAACGGCAGTATTGAATCTCTTGGGGGGTTAATCGATCTTAACTTTACCTCTGGCTCGCTATGGTCCGGCAGTGCTGTCAGTGACAATGTTAATGGCGGCCACCTGAACGTCAATTTAACCGACAGCGAATGGCGTATAGCGAGCAGTTCCACTCTAGATAATTTGCAATTAAGCAATTCTCTGGTCGATCTGACCGCCGCAACTGACGACAACACCTACTCGACGCTGACTGTTGCCAACCTCAGTGGCACAGGTAATTTTGCGCTGCGTACAAATCTTGCGGGTGACGGTGAGGGGCTCAACAACATTGGCGATAAGATTGTAGTAACAGAAAGCAGTGCTGGCGTTTACGGCCTGACCATTGAAAACAGAGGCAGTGCCGTCACCACAGGTAATGAAGTACTGACCGTGGTTGAAACGCCTGACGGTATTGCCACTTTCAAAGGCAATTCAGAAGTTGAGCTGGGCGGCTATGTCTATACCGTCAATCAGCAGGGCACTAACTGGGTCCTTTCGTCATCAAAAACCGAAGATAGCAACTCTGCTGTTACCCCCCTGCCCGCTGATACGGATACTGCAAGCGATACCGCTGCGGCAACTGATGCGACAACGGTAAATAATGGAGATGTAACGCCGGCGTCAACTGCTGATACAACAAGTCCGGGTACGGCGGCTGACTCCGAGCGTCAATCTGTCATTACCAGTTCTGCCAATGCAGGGGCTCAGTTCCTTAATATTGGATATCTGATGAGTTATGCCGAAATGCAAACTTTGATGCAACGCATGGGGGATGTGCGTCAGGGTAAAACGGAAGGAAATGTCTGGCTGCGTGGTGTAGACGGACGTTTTAGCGGCTTTGTCAATGGCAAGTTAAGTGATTTCAGTTTGAATTACAGCGGCTATCAGTTTGGCGTTGATAAACGTATTTCAGAAGATTTGCCGGTCTATCTGGGTCTGTTTATGGGGATGACCGAAGGCTCTCCGAACTATAACCGGGGCAGCGGTACCACAAAGTCTGAACATTTTGGTTTATACGGAACATGGCTGAATGATGCAGGTTATTACATTGATGGGGTGATGAAGTTCAATCGCATGAGAAACCAGTTTTCAGTCAACGATACGCAGAATAATGCAGTATCGGGCAACGGCGTTTCTTCTGGCATGAGTGTGTCATTGGAAGCTGGAAAGAAAATAAGTTTTTCCAGCAACGGTGCGGGTTTTTATCTTGAACCTCAACTCCAGTTCACCGCGGGGCATCAGAATGGCAGCTCAGTGCGTGCCTCTAACGGGCTGAACATCGACTTGTCAAATTATAAAACACTGGTGAGCCGCGCCGACTTAGTTGCCGGTTATGAAATCAATCAAAATGATTACAAACTCAATACCTATATCAAATCAGGGATGATGCGCGAATTCTCTGGCAATGCATCTTATGCCTTAAATGGCTCAACAGAGAAAATCTCTTTTAAAGGAAATGGCTGGAATAATGGTGCCGGTGTAAGCGCTCAACTCAGCAACCATACCGTTTTTCTTGAAGCAGATATTCTTGACGGTCAACGCTTCAACCAACGTCAAATCAATGCCGGTTATCGTTTCAGTTTCTAA